The following are from one region of the Klebsiella aerogenes genome:
- a CDS encoding efflux RND transporter permease subunit produces MSKFFIHRPVFAWVLAIIMMIAGGLAIMQLPIAQYPTIAPPAVAISATYPGADAQTVQDTVTQVIEQNMNGIDNLMYMSSTSDSAGSVTITLTFKSGTDPDIAQVQVQNKLQLATPLLPQEVQQQGISVEKSSSNFLLVAGFISDNPSTSQDDISDYVASNIKDPISRLNGVGDVQLFGAQYAMRIWLDGNLLNKYNLTPVDVINQLQVQNDQIAAGQLGGTPAVKGQQLNASIIAQTRLKDPEEFGKVTLRVNTDGSVVRLKDVARIELGGENYNVVARINGKPASGLGIKLATGANALDTATAIKAKLAELQPFFPQGMKVVYPYDTTPFVKISIHEVVKTLFEAVILVFLVMYLFLQNIRATLIPTIAVPVVLLGTFAVLAMFGYSINTLTMFGMVLAIGLLVDDAIVVVENVERVMVEEKLSPVEATEKSMEQIQGALVGIAMVLSAVFVPMAFFGGSTGAIYRQFSITIVSAMALSVLVALVLTPALCATMLKPSSIDHHDKKGFFGWFNAKFDLSVNHYTNSVSGILRSTGRYLVIYLLIVIGMAVLFVRLPTSFLPDEDQGVFLTMIQLPAGATQERTQKVLDSVTDYYLQKEKANVESVFTVNGFSFSGQGQNSGMAFVSLKPWEERSGTENSVEAVIKRATAAFGQIKDAMVFPFNMPAIIELGTATGFDFELIDQGGLGHTQLTQARNQLLGMVKQHPDQLVRVRPNGLEDTPQFKLDVDEEKAQALGVSLSDINETISAALGGYYVNDFIDRGRVKKVYVQAEARFRMLPGDINNMYVRSANGEMVPFSAFVTSRWVYGSPRLERYNGLPSMEILGEAAPGKSTGEAMALMEQLASKLPAGIGYDWTGMSYQERLSGNQAPALYAISLIVVFLCLAALYESWSIPFSVMLVVPLGVIGALLAASLRGLNNDVYFQVGLLTTIGLSAKNAILIVEFAKDLMDKESKGIIEATLEASRMRLRPILMTSLAFILGVMPLVISHGAGSGAQNAVGTGVMGGMLTATLLAIFFVPVFFVVVRGRFTRHGK; encoded by the coding sequence ATGTCTAAGTTCTTCATTCATCGACCGGTGTTTGCGTGGGTGTTAGCGATCATCATGATGATCGCCGGTGGCCTTGCCATCATGCAACTTCCCATCGCGCAGTATCCGACTATCGCGCCGCCTGCGGTCGCCATCTCTGCGACCTACCCTGGCGCAGATGCGCAAACCGTACAGGACACCGTCACCCAGGTTATCGAGCAGAACATGAATGGTATCGATAACCTGATGTACATGTCCTCTACCAGCGATTCCGCAGGTAGCGTAACTATTACGCTCACGTTTAAATCCGGTACCGATCCGGATATCGCACAGGTACAGGTACAAAACAAATTGCAGCTGGCGACGCCACTCCTGCCGCAAGAAGTACAGCAACAAGGGATTAGCGTTGAGAAGTCCAGCAGCAATTTCCTGTTGGTTGCGGGCTTTATCTCCGATAACCCGAGCACCAGTCAGGATGATATTTCCGACTACGTCGCATCTAACATCAAAGACCCTATCAGCCGTTTGAACGGCGTGGGCGACGTTCAGCTGTTTGGCGCGCAATATGCCATGCGTATTTGGCTCGACGGCAACTTGCTGAACAAATATAACCTGACTCCGGTCGACGTGATTAACCAACTGCAGGTACAAAACGATCAGATTGCCGCTGGTCAGCTTGGCGGTACGCCGGCCGTTAAAGGCCAGCAACTTAACGCCTCGATTATCGCGCAAACGCGCCTGAAGGATCCGGAGGAATTCGGCAAAGTCACGCTGCGGGTCAACACGGATGGTTCCGTGGTGCGTCTGAAAGACGTCGCCCGCATTGAATTAGGTGGCGAGAACTACAACGTTGTCGCGCGTATCAACGGGAAGCCGGCTTCCGGATTGGGGATTAAGCTGGCGACCGGCGCCAACGCACTGGATACCGCAACGGCAATTAAAGCCAAACTCGCGGAACTGCAGCCCTTCTTCCCACAGGGCATGAAAGTGGTTTATCCATACGACACCACGCCGTTCGTGAAAATCTCCATTCACGAAGTCGTTAAAACGCTGTTTGAAGCGGTTATCCTCGTCTTTCTCGTGATGTATCTGTTCCTACAGAATATCCGCGCAACGCTCATCCCGACAATTGCCGTCCCGGTGGTTCTGCTGGGCACTTTTGCGGTGTTGGCGATGTTCGGTTACTCCATCAACACGTTAACGATGTTCGGTATGGTGTTGGCGATAGGTCTGCTGGTCGATGATGCGATCGTGGTAGTAGAAAACGTCGAACGCGTGATGGTCGAGGAGAAGCTTTCACCTGTAGAAGCCACCGAGAAATCGATGGAGCAGATACAGGGCGCGCTGGTCGGTATTGCGATGGTGCTCTCGGCAGTATTCGTCCCGATGGCCTTCTTTGGCGGCTCTACTGGGGCAATCTACCGGCAGTTCTCCATCACCATCGTTTCCGCAATGGCCCTGTCTGTACTGGTTGCACTGGTGCTGACCCCCGCATTGTGCGCGACAATGTTAAAACCGTCATCCATCGATCATCATGATAAGAAAGGATTCTTTGGTTGGTTTAACGCCAAATTCGATCTTAGCGTTAACCATTACACCAACAGTGTAAGCGGGATCCTGCGTAGTACCGGGCGCTATCTGGTTATCTATTTACTGATCGTCATCGGTATGGCTGTACTGTTCGTCCGTCTGCCCACTTCCTTCCTGCCAGACGAAGACCAGGGCGTTTTCCTGACCATGATCCAGCTGCCTGCAGGCGCCACCCAGGAGCGTACACAAAAGGTGCTCGACTCCGTCACTGACTACTACCTGCAGAAAGAAAAGGCAAACGTTGAAAGCGTGTTCACCGTTAACGGCTTTAGCTTCAGCGGCCAGGGGCAAAACTCCGGTATGGCGTTCGTAAGCCTGAAACCGTGGGAAGAACGTAGTGGTACGGAAAACAGCGTCGAGGCTGTTATCAAACGCGCCACCGCCGCCTTTGGTCAGATTAAAGATGCGATGGTCTTCCCGTTCAACATGCCGGCTATTATTGAATTAGGCACCGCGACCGGTTTCGACTTCGAGCTGATCGACCAGGGCGGCTTAGGGCATACGCAGCTGACGCAGGCGAGAAACCAGCTTCTTGGCATGGTAAAACAACATCCGGATCAACTGGTGCGCGTTCGCCCTAATGGTCTGGAGGACACACCGCAATTTAAACTCGACGTCGATGAAGAGAAAGCACAGGCACTGGGCGTATCGTTATCCGACATTAACGAGACCATCTCGGCAGCGCTGGGGGGCTATTACGTGAATGACTTTATCGATCGCGGTCGCGTGAAGAAGGTTTATGTTCAGGCCGAAGCCAGATTCCGTATGCTGCCAGGTGATATCAATAACATGTACGTGCGCAGCGCCAACGGAGAGATGGTACCGTTCTCGGCATTTGTCACCTCACGTTGGGTGTATGGTTCCCCACGTCTGGAGCGTTACAACGGCCTGCCCTCAATGGAGATTCTCGGTGAAGCGGCTCCGGGCAAGAGTACCGGTGAAGCCATGGCGCTAATGGAGCAGTTGGCCAGTAAATTGCCTGCAGGTATTGGCTATGACTGGACCGGCATGTCCTATCAGGAGCGTTTATCAGGCAACCAGGCGCCAGCGCTCTATGCTATTTCGCTGATTGTCGTCTTCCTCTGTCTGGCGGCACTTTATGAAAGCTGGTCTATTCCGTTCTCAGTCATGTTAGTCGTGCCATTAGGCGTTATCGGCGCGTTATTAGCAGCATCGCTTAGAGGATTGAATAATGACGTTTATTTCCAGGTTGGCCTGTTAACGACTATTGGCTTATCCGCGAAAAACGCCATTCTTATTGTTGAGTTTGCCAAAGACCTTATGGATAAAGAAAGTAAAGGTATTATTGAAGCGACGTTGGAAGCATCACGGATGCGTCTACGCCCTATATTAATGACTTCATTAGCCTTTATTCTTGGGGTCATGCCATTGGTGATTAGTCATGGCGCAGGTAGCGGCGCGCAAAACGCCGTAGGCACGGGTGTAATGGGCGGTATGCTTACCGCTACCTTGTTGGCCATCTTCTTCGTACCGGTGTTTTTTGTGGTAGTTAGAGGTCGTTTTACCCGCCACGGAAAGTAA
- a CDS encoding efflux RND transporter periplasmic adaptor subunit, producing MTSHARVSLLSSLIISALLLTGCDNSGDKQTQAQAPQVSVHVVSSGPLSVTTELPGRTSAYRVAEVRPQVSGIILKRNFVEGSDIKAGESLYQIDPATYQAAWNSAKGDEAKAEAAAAIAHLTVKRYVPLLGTKYISQQDYDQAIATAHQADADVVAAKAAVESARINLAYTKVTSPIDGRIGKSSVTEGALVTNGQSDAMATVQQLDPIYVDVTESSNDFMRLKQESLQRGDESKSVQLLMENGQPYALKGSLQFSDVTVDESTGSITLRAVFPNPQHTLLPGMFVRARIDEGVNPKAILIPQQGVTRTPRGDATVMIVNAQNQVENREVTASQAIGDKWLIASGLKDGDKVIVSGLQKVRPGVTVKATEDTAASAAQ from the coding sequence ATGACGAGTCATGCCAGAGTTTCTCTTTTATCCAGCCTAATTATCTCCGCCTTGTTGCTTACTGGTTGCGATAATTCGGGCGATAAGCAAACGCAGGCGCAAGCGCCGCAGGTCAGCGTACACGTGGTGAGCAGCGGACCGCTCTCCGTCACCACTGAATTGCCGGGGCGCACCTCCGCCTACCGCGTCGCCGAGGTGCGTCCGCAGGTCAGCGGCATCATCCTGAAACGCAACTTTGTCGAAGGTAGCGATATCAAGGCCGGTGAATCGCTCTATCAAATCGACCCTGCCACTTATCAGGCGGCCTGGAACAGCGCGAAAGGCGATGAAGCGAAAGCAGAGGCCGCCGCGGCTATTGCTCATCTGACGGTGAAACGCTATGTCCCTCTTCTGGGAACGAAATACATCAGTCAGCAGGATTATGACCAGGCTATCGCCACCGCTCATCAGGCTGATGCCGATGTGGTGGCGGCCAAAGCGGCGGTCGAAAGCGCGCGTATCAATCTGGCATATACCAAAGTCACCTCGCCAATCGACGGGCGCATTGGTAAATCCAGCGTCACCGAAGGCGCGCTGGTGACCAACGGTCAATCTGACGCCATGGCGACAGTCCAGCAGCTCGACCCGATTTATGTCGACGTCACTGAATCCAGCAATGACTTCATGCGCCTGAAACAGGAAAGCCTGCAGCGTGGTGATGAGAGCAAAAGCGTGCAACTGCTTATGGAAAATGGCCAGCCTTATGCTCTGAAGGGTTCCCTGCAATTCTCTGACGTTACCGTCGATGAAAGCACCGGATCCATCACCCTGCGGGCAGTATTCCCGAATCCTCAGCATACCTTATTGCCGGGCATGTTTGTCCGTGCCCGCATTGATGAAGGCGTGAATCCGAAGGCGATCCTGATACCACAACAGGGGGTCACCCGTACGCCACGCGGCGATGCCACAGTGATGATCGTCAACGCACAAAATCAGGTGGAAAACCGTGAAGTCACCGCCTCGCAGGCCATTGGCGATAAATGGCTGATTGCCAGCGGTCTGAAAGACGGCGACAAGGTTATCGTCAGCGGACTACAGAAGGTTCGCCCTGGCGTCACCGTGAAGGCAACGGAAGATACCGCCGCCTCTGCCGCACAATAA
- the envR gene encoding acrEF/envCD operon transcriptional regulator translates to MARRTKEDALRTRQLLIESAIQQFAQRGVANTTLTDIADAAGVTRGAVYWHFSSKAELFNEMWQQQPPLRELLPHLQRERDNQDPLTGLRDKFITGLQYIAENPRQQALLQILYHKCEFTSDMLSENEIRQRIGFNYVIIRDVLQRCVRNRLLPAETNIELTLIILHGAFTGIIKNWLMDPEQFNLYQQAPLLVDNIMSALSLQHPGYTGWPMSVVGQ, encoded by the coding sequence ATGGCCAGAAGAACCAAAGAGGATGCGTTAAGAACGCGTCAGCTCCTGATTGAGTCCGCTATCCAGCAGTTTGCGCAGCGCGGCGTCGCTAATACCACGCTCACCGATATCGCCGATGCCGCTGGCGTAACGCGCGGGGCGGTGTACTGGCACTTTTCCAGTAAGGCTGAGCTGTTTAATGAAATGTGGCAGCAGCAGCCTCCGCTAAGAGAGTTGTTGCCGCATCTGCAAAGAGAAAGGGATAACCAGGATCCGTTAACCGGTTTACGTGACAAGTTTATTACCGGATTGCAATATATTGCTGAAAATCCGCGACAACAGGCGTTACTGCAGATTCTTTATCATAAATGTGAGTTCACCAGCGATATGTTATCGGAGAATGAAATCCGTCAGCGAATTGGTTTTAATTACGTGATAATTCGCGACGTCCTGCAACGTTGCGTCAGAAACAGACTATTACCAGCAGAAACAAATATCGAACTCACGTTGATTATATTACACGGGGCTTTTACCGGGATTATAAAAAACTGGCTAATGGATCCCGAGCAATTCAACCTCTATCAGCAGGCACCATTGCTGGTGGACAATATCATGTCGGCGTTATCGCTTCAGCATCCTGGCTATACAGGATGGCCGATGTCTGTGGTTGGACAGTAA
- a CDS encoding site-specific integrase, with protein MAGGTNKLSDTSLRKMIGRESPADSFYADGDGLSVKVSKVGVMTWYFTYRVGGRSTAPQRIKLGNYPDLSIKSAREKREQCRSWLAEGKNPKHQLMITTQESLKPVTVKEALDYWIREYATHKRANVQKHIEQLNKHIYPYIGDHPLSMCETRHWLECFSRVRSDAPVAAGYLLQMCKQALKFCRVHRYATSNALSDLTIDDVGKKQEKRDREHTRQELSDIWIESTGLKFKPYYASLLHLLVAFGCRTQELRLSAIKEWDLQDWIWTVPKEHSKGGEKILRPIPGAMRPFITALIEQNRDSGLLLGEMKKPEAVSQWGRNIYKRLGHAEPWTLHDLRRTFATTLNNMGIAPHVVEQLLGHTLGGVMAVYNRSQYLPEKLDALNKWMERLDLLANGDDNVILMKV; from the coding sequence ATGGCTGGTGGTACGAACAAATTAAGCGATACATCCCTGCGTAAGATGATCGGGAGAGAAAGCCCCGCCGATAGCTTCTATGCCGATGGTGACGGCCTGAGCGTTAAGGTGTCTAAGGTGGGGGTAATGACCTGGTATTTTACGTACCGTGTTGGTGGTCGTTCTACGGCCCCGCAGCGCATAAAGCTGGGGAATTATCCAGACCTCTCCATTAAATCCGCCAGAGAGAAGCGTGAGCAATGCCGTTCATGGCTTGCCGAAGGAAAGAATCCTAAGCACCAGCTTATGATCACCACTCAGGAATCGTTAAAGCCGGTCACGGTGAAAGAAGCACTCGATTATTGGATCAGAGAATATGCTACCCACAAGCGGGCCAACGTCCAAAAACATATTGAACAACTAAATAAGCATATTTACCCATACATTGGAGATCATCCACTTTCTATGTGTGAAACGCGCCACTGGTTGGAGTGTTTCAGCCGTGTAAGGTCTGATGCTCCTGTGGCAGCCGGCTATCTTCTGCAGATGTGTAAACAAGCTCTGAAATTCTGCCGTGTGCATCGATACGCGACAAGCAATGCGCTCAGCGACCTGACGATTGATGACGTTGGAAAAAAGCAGGAGAAGCGCGACAGGGAGCACACCAGACAAGAGTTATCTGATATCTGGATCGAGAGTACAGGCCTGAAATTCAAACCTTACTATGCCTCGCTGCTGCACCTGCTGGTGGCGTTTGGCTGCCGCACTCAGGAACTGAGATTATCGGCTATCAAAGAGTGGGATTTGCAGGACTGGATTTGGACTGTGCCGAAGGAACATAGTAAGGGGGGCGAGAAGATATTGCGTCCGATTCCCGGCGCCATGAGGCCATTTATCACCGCCCTGATCGAACAAAACCGGGATAGCGGCCTGCTGCTGGGCGAAATGAAGAAACCAGAAGCCGTCAGCCAGTGGGGGCGTAATATTTATAAACGTCTTGGCCACGCAGAACCGTGGACGCTACATGACCTACGCCGGACGTTTGCCACCACGCTTAACAATATGGGGATCGCTCCGCATGTTGTTGAGCAACTGCTTGGGCATACGCTTGGTGGCGTTATGGCCGTTTATAACCGTAGTCAGTATTTGCCTGAAAAACTGGATGCGCTGAATAAGTGGATGGAGCGCCTTGATTTGTTGGCGAACGGTGACGACAACGTTATTTTGATGAAGGTATAG
- a CDS encoding AlpA family transcriptional regulator, whose product MNNTPQHAERVIREAECRQLTGICRTTRYLMEKDGKFPARRKLGGRAVGWLLSEVSAWQQSRSKAV is encoded by the coding sequence ATGAACAATACACCCCAACATGCTGAACGAGTGATCCGCGAGGCTGAGTGTCGCCAGCTAACCGGCATTTGTCGCACTACCCGCTACCTGATGGAAAAGGACGGTAAGTTTCCGGCCCGTCGTAAGCTGGGTGGCCGTGCCGTGGGATGGCTTTTGTCCGAAGTATCCGCCTGGCAGCAAAGCCGCAGTAAAGCGGTATAG
- a CDS encoding host cell division inhibitor Icd-like protein, whose product MAESQHNQTHPKFTWLFLATPKSHPDCSPIVLRFDTDTEENARAAFPGWEMVFAAKIRAEAPCRVAFFDYNTRRGWAFDSASDREVVGHD is encoded by the coding sequence ATGGCTGAATCACAGCATAACCAAACTCACCCGAAATTTACATGGCTCTTTCTGGCAACCCCTAAGAGCCATCCAGACTGTTCGCCGATAGTTCTGCGTTTTGATACTGATACTGAGGAGAATGCCCGCGCTGCTTTCCCCGGCTGGGAAATGGTATTCGCTGCCAAAATTCGGGCAGAAGCACCATGCCGTGTCGCGTTCTTTGATTACAACACCCGCCGCGGTTGGGCTTTTGATAGCGCCTCAGATAGAGAGGTGGTTGGCCATGATTAA
- a CDS encoding aminotransferase: MINTYRTKSDLLTLAQEVASLLSCVSYLATIRGDEERLHVMSLTGLAYRLADELANELDISDLDQIKSCKDGEQ; encoded by the coding sequence ATGATTAATACATACCGCACGAAAAGTGATCTTCTTACCTTGGCTCAAGAGGTCGCCTCGCTTCTGTCATGCGTTTCTTATTTGGCAACAATCAGAGGGGATGAAGAGCGTCTCCATGTCATGAGTTTAACGGGCCTCGCTTACCGACTTGCTGATGAACTGGCAAATGAATTGGATATCTCAGACCTCGACCAGATTAAGTCTTGCAAGGATGGCGAACAATGA
- a CDS encoding helicase RepA family protein, whose protein sequence is MTEQVTEVESVSDALFSCVYRWAHGKPYTRTDVENALHQHKDPATAYGKLVLKLEQLQAMSYDELCDAGFLDTDTEKAISLRREALEEFIPREELLTLLADTESILRIFPESGGNQSRKKTRLPLSRGSDGFDARQDYVMKHILPAQSLCSIYGPSGSYKSFLAVSWACHVAAGRPWAGKKVTPGAVLYVVGEGGVGVPRRVRAWEQVHGMVANNLYLVNRPVFPVRPAEINEVLVAARQVESECGFPVRLVVIDTLARCFGGNDENDARDMGAFIEGCDTIKQKTGATVLVVHHSGKDEAKGARGSSSFRAALDAEFNVKREGDGRALILSCTKMKDAEEMEKKAYDLRPVDLYTDEDGENICSLVVRDVPRDAKEIATELATVTNITENHATLWNIIRSRVADGGPCTKALVRDDMKAMGVSNVKNFGRWLTKLERDGVIAISGENLSIISKRKSDDESE, encoded by the coding sequence ATGACAGAGCAAGTGACAGAGGTCGAATCAGTATCCGATGCCCTGTTTTCATGTGTCTATCGTTGGGCGCATGGTAAACCATATACGCGCACAGATGTGGAGAATGCCCTCCACCAGCATAAGGATCCGGCAACTGCTTACGGCAAGTTGGTGCTTAAGCTAGAGCAGCTACAGGCTATGAGTTACGACGAGTTATGTGATGCCGGATTTTTGGACACTGATACAGAAAAGGCTATTTCCTTACGTCGGGAGGCCCTTGAAGAATTTATTCCTCGTGAAGAACTATTAACATTGTTGGCAGACACTGAAAGCATTTTGCGCATTTTCCCTGAGTCCGGGGGAAACCAAAGCCGTAAAAAGACACGTTTACCGTTATCTCGTGGATCTGATGGATTTGATGCGCGTCAGGACTATGTAATGAAGCATATCCTCCCAGCGCAGTCACTTTGTAGCATATATGGCCCCAGCGGCTCGTATAAGAGCTTTCTGGCGGTTTCGTGGGCCTGTCATGTTGCAGCAGGTCGCCCTTGGGCGGGAAAGAAGGTAACACCCGGAGCGGTTCTGTATGTCGTCGGTGAGGGTGGCGTAGGGGTTCCCCGTCGTGTCCGGGCATGGGAGCAGGTACATGGTATGGTTGCGAACAATCTTTATCTCGTAAATCGCCCAGTATTTCCCGTGCGTCCTGCTGAAATTAACGAGGTGCTGGTGGCCGCGCGTCAGGTTGAGTCTGAGTGTGGTTTTCCCGTTCGGCTGGTGGTGATCGATACGCTGGCTAGATGCTTTGGCGGCAATGATGAGAACGATGCTCGAGATATGGGGGCGTTTATCGAGGGCTGTGACACTATCAAACAGAAAACGGGCGCTACAGTGCTGGTGGTGCATCACTCAGGTAAGGATGAAGCAAAGGGAGCGCGTGGCTCCAGTTCATTCAGGGCCGCACTTGACGCTGAATTTAACGTTAAACGGGAAGGTGATGGCAGGGCGCTTATCTTGTCCTGTACCAAGATGAAAGACGCTGAGGAGATGGAGAAAAAAGCGTATGACCTAAGGCCTGTTGATCTGTACACCGATGAGGACGGGGAAAATATTTGCTCTCTGGTAGTCCGTGATGTTCCTCGCGATGCTAAGGAAATTGCGACGGAACTGGCGACAGTGACCAATATCACCGAAAACCACGCCACCCTGTGGAATATCATCCGTAGCCGTGTGGCTGACGGCGGTCCCTGTACCAAAGCGCTGGTACGTGATGATATGAAAGCGATGGGTGTCAGTAACGTGAAGAACTTTGGCCGATGGCTTACAAAGCTTGAAAGAGATGGAGTTATCGCTATTTCTGGCGAAAACCTGTCAATTATTTCAAAAAGAAAAAGTGATGATGAAAGTGAGTGA
- a CDS encoding antitermination protein NusG, whose protein sequence is MALSERDISLMKAMADEFREVLDEREQKHVDAMHEQSLRIAKLESEVEGLISLLGES, encoded by the coding sequence ATGGCATTGTCAGAGCGTGATATATCGCTGATGAAAGCTATGGCGGATGAGTTCAGAGAGGTGCTTGACGAACGCGAACAGAAGCACGTGGACGCAATGCACGAACAGTCGCTACGCATAGCCAAGCTGGAGAGTGAGGTTGAAGGTCTGATCTCATTGCTGGGTGAATCGTGA
- a CDS encoding phage tail tape measure protein — translation MAAKSLGTLTIDLIARTGGFVQGMDKAERSSQKWRDNVKKDAAAVGASLAAVGTAAAAAAIGVGAAGIALVKNTSEQITAADRWAKSLKMSTQDLLSWQFAAEKAGLTGDNIADIFKDINDKVGDAVLNKSGEAAQALDTLGLSAQKLAEQSPDKQLMAISEALQKIPSQAGKTNILESLGNDLSKMLPLFDNNNEKLKQFIQLSKDFGVAPPQEDIDNLVKVNQFFQDIESSAKGLRIEIASGLAKVDLSPIQDGLDDIREVFTDPAVLSGLAKLVGGMAELVGWMGKLSSESANFISHILEVPDRFKAGGWYEFEKNQRLGAIADTLQSDLGVITKPSSNSDLPINNLLLPGESNQKQTKKPDAEAKKLESAYKAVEQSYLKQIALVDQLTGKTKDATEVEKLHFDLASGRLVGINKEQQIRLEGLASEVDKYNALSKFRDLQDDLLTPEEKLLKTTKERFEVLKNIQGMTGISPDEYKKAAKAISKASFSDAPKFSGLDPMFGGESGELKKVDDAQKEQEKWYQNQLDLLDQNRKARSDLNEEWDARELELKKKHQEEMNKLDDARKQLMLSSVVDGLGSMVDLTRTAFGEQSGVYKAAFAVQKAAAIAQSTVAIQQGIAMAAANPFPYNLAAMASVAASTAGIVSNIAAVGMAHDGIDAVPETGTWLLQKGERVVTANTSAKLDETLNRISKQSSSGNQISQEFNFNVNGDPSDAQIAMMKKAAADGAKMGYQKAVNSVITGQGDLHKALMNKTNAGRKIG, via the coding sequence ATGGCCGCTAAATCACTAGGCACACTCACCATCGACCTGATCGCCAGAACCGGCGGTTTTGTTCAGGGTATGGATAAAGCCGAACGCTCGTCACAAAAATGGCGGGATAACGTTAAAAAAGATGCTGCAGCCGTAGGCGCATCGCTTGCTGCGGTCGGTACTGCAGCAGCCGCTGCTGCTATCGGTGTTGGTGCTGCCGGCATTGCCCTGGTAAAAAATACTTCAGAGCAGATCACCGCGGCTGATCGCTGGGCTAAATCTCTCAAAATGTCTACTCAGGATCTTCTTTCATGGCAGTTTGCTGCTGAGAAAGCAGGATTAACAGGGGATAACATTGCTGACATCTTCAAGGATATTAACGATAAAGTCGGCGATGCTGTGCTTAACAAGTCAGGTGAAGCTGCTCAAGCACTCGATACCCTCGGGCTTTCAGCTCAGAAGCTGGCCGAGCAATCTCCTGATAAGCAACTGATGGCAATCAGTGAAGCATTACAGAAAATCCCCTCTCAGGCAGGGAAAACCAATATTCTCGAAAGCCTTGGTAATGACCTGTCAAAAATGCTGCCGTTGTTCGATAACAACAATGAGAAGCTGAAACAGTTTATCCAGCTATCAAAAGATTTTGGTGTCGCACCGCCACAGGAAGATATTGATAATCTTGTTAAAGTTAATCAGTTTTTCCAGGATATTGAGAGCAGTGCGAAAGGGTTAAGAATTGAGATTGCCAGTGGACTGGCTAAAGTTGACCTCTCACCGATTCAGGATGGTCTAGATGACATCCGCGAGGTTTTTACCGATCCCGCTGTTCTGTCTGGTCTGGCAAAGCTAGTCGGAGGGATGGCAGAGTTAGTCGGTTGGATGGGTAAGCTAAGTTCTGAATCTGCTAATTTTATCAGCCATATACTTGAAGTGCCTGACAGGTTTAAGGCTGGAGGCTGGTACGAGTTTGAAAAAAATCAGAGATTAGGAGCCATAGCAGATACGCTTCAATCAGATTTAGGGGTAATTACTAAACCGTCTTCAAATTCAGACTTGCCAATAAATAATCTTCTTCTTCCCGGGGAGAGTAACCAGAAACAGACTAAGAAGCCTGATGCTGAGGCAAAAAAACTTGAAAGCGCCTATAAAGCTGTAGAACAGTCATATTTAAAGCAAATTGCGCTGGTAGATCAGCTAACTGGGAAAACCAAAGACGCCACGGAAGTTGAAAAACTTCATTTCGATTTGGCATCTGGCCGTCTCGTTGGAATAAATAAAGAACAGCAAATACGACTTGAAGGATTAGCTTCAGAAGTTGATAAATATAACGCGCTATCAAAGTTCCGTGATTTGCAGGATGACTTATTAACACCGGAAGAAAAATTACTTAAAACGACGAAGGAGCGTTTTGAAGTATTAAAAAATATTCAGGGTATGACTGGTATCAGTCCTGATGAATATAAAAAAGCCGCCAAGGCCATCTCGAAAGCGTCATTTTCCGACGCGCCTAAATTTAGTGGTCTTGATCCGATGTTTGGTGGTGAGTCTGGGGAGTTGAAAAAAGTTGATGACGCACAGAAAGAGCAGGAAAAATGGTATCAGAACCAGCTAGATTTGCTGGACCAGAACCGCAAGGCACGTTCTGATCTTAATGAGGAATGGGATGCCAGAGAGCTTGAACTGAAGAAAAAACACCAAGAAGAAATGAATAAGCTTGATGATGCTCGTAAGCAGCTGATGTTGAGCAGTGTTGTCGATGGGCTTGGGTCTATGGTGGATTTGACCCGTACAGCTTTCGGTGAGCAATCAGGAGTATACAAAGCGGCGTTCGCTGTCCAGAAAGCTGCTGCTATTGCTCAGTCTACTGTAGCAATCCAACAGGGGATTGCCATGGCAGCAGCAAACCCTTTCCCATACAACCTTGCAGCAATGGCCAGCGTAGCCGCTTCTACTGCAGGTATCGTGTCTAACATTGCTGCTGTTGGTATGGCTCACGATGGTATTGACGCTGTTCCAGAAACCGGAACATGGCTTCTTCAGAAGGGAGAACGTGTAGTCACGGCGAATACTAGCGCGAAACTGGATGAGACCCTTAACCGGATCTCCAAGCAATCCAGTTCTGGTAATCAGATTTCCCAGGAATTTAATTTTAACGTTAATGGCGATCCTTCTGATGCTCAGATAGCCATGATGAAGAAAGCGGCTGCTGACGGCGCCAAGATGGGGTATCAGAAGGCGGTAAATTCAGTAATTACTGGTCAGGGTGATTTGCACAAGGCACTGATGAATAAAACTAATGCAGGTAGAAAAATTGGGTGA